From Balaenoptera acutorostrata chromosome 8, mBalAcu1.1, whole genome shotgun sequence, the proteins below share one genomic window:
- the LOC102999739 gene encoding LOW QUALITY PROTEIN: 60 kDa heat shock protein, mitochondrial-like (The sequence of the model RefSeq protein was modified relative to this genomic sequence to represent the inferred CDS: substituted 1 base at 1 genomic stop codon): protein MLLLPAVLRQIRPVSRALAPHLTWAYAKDVKFGADARALMLQGVDLLADAVAITMGPKGRTVIIEQSXGSPKVTKDGVTVAKSIDLKDKCKNIGAKLVQDVANNTNEGAGDGTTTATVLARSIAKEGFEKISKGANPVEIRRGVMLAVDAVIAELKKQSKPVTTPEEIAQVATISANGDKEIGNIISDTMKKVGRKGVITVKDGKTLNDELEIIEGMKFDRGYISPYFVNTSKGQKCEFQDAYVLLSEKKISSVQSIVPALEIANAYRKPLVIIAEDVDGEALSTLVLNRLKVGLQVVAVKAAGFGDNRKNQLKDMAIATGGAVFGEEGLTLNLEDVQLHDLGKVGEVIVTKDDVMLLKGKGDKAQIEKRIQEIIEQLDITTSEYEKEKLNERLAKLSDGVAVLKVGRTSDVEVNEKKDRVTDALNATRAAVEEGIVLGGGCALLRCLPALDSITPANEDQKIGIEII, encoded by the coding sequence ATGCTTCTATTGCCCGCAGTCCTTCGCCAGATTAGGCCAGTGTCCAGGGCATTGGCTCCTCATCTCACTTGGGCTTATGCCAAAGATGTAAAATTTGGTGCAGATGCCCGAGCCTTAATGCTTCAAGGTGTAGACCTTTTAGCTGATGCTGTAGCCATTACTATGGGGCCAAAGGGAAGGACGGTGATTATTGAACAGAGTTGAGGAAGTCCCAAAGTGACAAAAGATGGTGTGACTGTTGCAAAGTCCATTGACTtaaaagataaatgtaaaaatattggcGCAAAACTTGTTCAAGATGTTGCCAATAACACAAACGAAGGGGCTGGGGATGGCACCACTACTGCTACTGTACTGGCACGCTCCATTGCCAAGGAAGGCTTTGAGAAGATTAGCAAAGGTGCTAATCCAGTGGAAATCAGGAGAggtgtgatgttagctgttgaTGCTGTAATTGCTGAACTTAAGAAGCAGTCTAAACCTGTGACAACCCCAGAAGAGATTGCCCAGGTTGCTACTATTTCTGCAAATGGAGACAAAGAAATCGGCAACATCATTTCTGATACGATGAAAAAGGTTGGAAGAAAGGGCGTTATCACAGTAAAGGATGGAAAAACACTGAATGATGAATTAGAAATTATTGAAGGCATGAAGTTTGATAgagggtatatctctccatacTTTGTTAATACATCAAAAGGTCAGAAATGTGAATTCCAAGATGCTTATGTTCtgttaagtgaaaagaaaatttctaGTGTCCAGTCCATTGTTCCTGCTCTTGAAATTGCCAATGCTTACCGTAAGCCCTTGGTCATAATTGCTGAAGATGTGGATGGGGAAGCTCTAAGCACACTCGTTTTGAACAGGCTGAAAGTTGGTCTTCAGGTTGTAGCAGTCAAAGCTGCAGGTTTTGGTGACAATAGAAAGAACCAGCTTAAAGACATGGCTATTGCTACTGGTGGTGCAGTATTTGGAGAAGAAGGACTAACTCTAAATCTTGAAGATGTTCAGCTTCATGACTTAGGAAAAGTTGGAGAGGTCATTGTGACCAAAGATGATGTCATGCTCTTGAAAGGAAAAGGTGACAAGGCTCAAATTGAAAAGCGTATTCAAGAAATCATCGAGCAGTTAGATATTACAACTagtgaatatgaaaaggaaaaactgaatgaACGTCTGGCAAAGCTCTCAGATGGTGTTGCTGTGCTAAAGGTTGGTAGGACAAGTGATGTTGaagtgaatgaaaagaaagacagAGTTACAGATGCCCTTAATGCTACACGAGCTGCTGTTGAAGAAGGCATTGTTTTGGGAGGGGGTTGTGCCCTGCTTCGGTGCCTTCCAGCCTTGGATTCAATAACTCCAGCTAATGAAGATCAAAAAATTggtatagaaattatttaa